From the Verrucomicrobiia bacterium genome, the window GCAGAAGGAAAAAGAGAAGCGCGAGTCGTGGACGAAATATACTTCGATGTCCATCGTGTTCATCGCGGTGTTCGCGGCGGTGGCGACGCAATGGGCGGGGAAATATTCGAGCCGGACGCTGACCTCGCTGAACGACGCGACGTATCATCAGGCATTGGCGACGGACAAGTGGGGGCAATACCAGGCGGATTCCATCAAGCGAAATCTTTACGAGGTGGTTCACGATCTTTCGACCAACGTGGCGGCGGTGGGCGTTGACGCGGACAAGCGGGAAAAAGTTTTCACGGCGAAAGTGAAAAAATATCAGGATGACCAGGACAAGGTCAAAGCGGACGCGGATAATGAAACGAGCTTGAGCGGGCAGGCCTTGGATACGGCGAGGAATTCGAGCGCGCATGGCGGACGAATGGGCAATGTGACTTCGATTTTCCAAATTTCAATCGCGATGGGTTCGATCTGTCTTGTGGCGAAGAAGAAATGGCTTTGGTACGTTTCATTGGCGCTGGCGGCGATTGCGACGGGGCAGATGGTGATGGTTTGGCTGCATTGAGGAGAGCGTAGATAGAGTTTAGAGTTGCGGTATAAGCCGGGGGCGGCAGTCTTAGCCGTGCGTTGCTGCGAGTCATAGACTCGCGGTCCATTAGGAGTATGAAACGGTTGCAAGTTTGGGGCGCGGGGTGTTATATCGGGGTAATTCTATGGGCACAGATAATAATTCAGGGCAGGGGATTAAACTTCCGGAAGGCGTCACTTTAACCAAGGGTTCGGGCGGCTTGCCGATGGTAAGCATCAAGGCAGGGCAAAGTGTGGCGGAGATTTATTTGCACGGGGCGCATGTGACCCATTTTCAAAAACAAGGCGAGGCGCCGCTTTTGTGGATGAGCGCGAAGAGCAAGTTCGATGAGGCGAGCGCGATTCGCGGGGGCATCCCGGTAATTTTTCCGTGGTTCGGCGGGCGCACCGGTTGTCCAGCGCATGGATTTGCACGCGTGAAGAATTGGATTTTGGCGGGAGCGTCGAAGGGCGCGAATGGAGCGGTGACGGTTCATTTGCATTTGCCGGAGACGAATGAGGCGGGCTTCGCCAATTTTGAGGCGGATTATTTCGTGACGGTGAGTGAGGTTTTGGAAGTCAAATTAACGGTGACAAATAAATCTTCCAGTGAGGAATTCAAATATGAAGATTGTTTGCACAGTTACTTTACCATCGGTGACATCGGCTCAGTCGCGGTGAAAGGACTCAAGGGTGTGCGCTATTTGGACAAGGTGGATGGCGGCGCGGAGAAGACGGAGACGAATGATGCGATCGTGATTTCGTCCGAGGTGGACCGGGTTTATATGGAGACCAAGGCAACGGTGGAGATTCACGATGGCAAATTGCACCGGAAAATTTTGGTGGAGAAAACCGGTTCAGCGGCGACGGTGGTTTGGAATCCGTGGATAGCGAAATCCAAGGCGATGGCGGATTTTGGCGATGAAGAATATCACACGATGGTTTGCGTGGAGTCGGGCAACGTCAGCAAAAATAGTGTGACGCTGGCGCCGGGAAAAACGGCCACGCTAACGGCCAGGTTGTCGAGCGCGCCTTTGTAATTGGGTTTTCCAGCACAATACCAAAGCTGTTGGTGTTAAATTTGAGAAACGGTTAAAACCGTTTCTTGCATACGTTGGGATTTTCCCCTAACTGAAGTTAGGGATTAATGAGAAGTGTTGGGCAAGTAGGTGAGGGTTGGTTCCATAAGCGGATTTCTTTCGTCCCTTCGGGACTTGATTTGCAATGGACGCAAACCCAGCAATAAATTGCTGGGCAAATATCTGCCGTCCCTGCGGGACTTCGGACGGGGAGCGTCAGCTCCGTCCTGCGCGCGTTGGAATCTTCCTGCCGGACTGGGGCGAGACGTTTATAGTTATGCTCTTCCATCAAGGACGGTTACGCGCGCCGCTTGTAGCTTATCTTATAAAATTCTAGTGCGGTGCGGCCTTGGGACTGCCCTGCCATTCCAAAACTTGTTTTTCGGCGAGGAGTTGGGCCTGGAGTTTGGCGACGTCAATTTTTTGCACCGCCACTTTATCATTGATCGCTTCGCAAGCGGCAGCGGCGGAGGATTGACCGAGCACCATGAAAACCGGTTCCATACGAATGGAGCCGTAAGCGATGTGCGTTGAGGAAAGGCAGACGGGGACGAAAAGATTTTCGCACTCGGACACTTTCGGCACGATGGAACGATAGGCGATTTGATAGGGTGGGAAGCCGCCGATTTGAGTATCGCCTTCATTTTCGACGCGGCCATTTTTTACGATGCGCTGGCAGTTGTGCGAATCCATCGTGTAGGCGGCGAGGCCGATGGCGTCGGGAAGTTTGGTCGAGTCGCGGCAATTATTTTCCGTCATGACGTAATCAGAAATCATGCGGCGCGCCTCGCGGATGTAAAGTTGATGGGGCCAGCCGCCGGTGTCGGTGAATTCATCTTTGGCCAGGCCCCATGATTGCATGTAGCGGCGCATGGTTTCGGGAACGCGCGGGCTGGTCGCGAGAAAGTAGAGGAAACCGCGCGTGTAATCTTCGTGTTCGCGAAAGATCTGTTCACGTCGCGTGTAATTCGCCTCGGGATAATCGTAACTCGCGCCAATAAAATCAGTGGAGAAACCGCCGTTGTTGTTGATGTCGGTTTTGCCGTTCGGCATCGGCTGGATGTGCATGAACTCGCCAAGCTTGGGGTTTTTGCCGGCGGCGACAAGGGCTTCGAGGTAACGCGCGAGTAGTTCGTAGCGCGCGGGATCGTAATTGGCAGGCGCGGCGATGGGAATTTTGTTGGTGGGATTTTGCGTGAGGCAGAGGCGGAAATTGTACGCTTGCACGCAACGGTCACCGGCACCGGGCACGCCGCCATCGCCGGGTTGAACCAGGGGAATCAAGCCGCTGGTTGGGTCGCCGGGTTTCACGTAGGGATCTACGGCAATGGTGAATTGATGCTTGGGCGTTTGGGGGCGGACGCCATCGAGGGTTTCGTGATATTGCGAATTGGGTTCACGCCCGACGAAATAGGAAACGCCGGCGCGCGCCATGAGGTCGCCTTCATAGCTGGCATCAATGAACATTTTCGCGCGAAAAATATTGCCATTTTCCATCACGATTTCCGTGATGCGCGCGCCGTCTTTTTTTACGGAGGCAAGGCGTTGTTGAAAATAGACGGGCACTTTGGTTTCGTGCGCCATTTTGACGAAGATATTTTCGGCGACGCTAGGCTCGAAGGACCATTGTTCCTCCTTGTGATAATGGCGGCCCATGCGCTGATAGAATTCGCGCGAGAGACCGCCGATGGCGGCTTTGTTGCCGATGTCGGTTTGGCTGAGGCCGCCAGAACTCATGCCGCCGAGATGCGAACCGAATTCGGTGAGGACGACAGATTTGCCAAGGCGCGCGGTTTCAACGGCGGCGATGACTCCGCCGGCAGTGCCGTCGTAAACGCAAACGTCGGCGGTGATGATTTCAGCGGCGGAATTGTGCGCAGCGAGCGCGGACGCGGCGCAGAACAAAAACGCGCGCCAGAATTTTTTCATTTGGGGGAGGGACGTGAATGAGGGGCTTCGGACTTGGCTTTGGCATTGGCGGCGGACTGGTCTTTCATGGGGCGAAAATTTCCCTGTTCGCAGCATTGCACAAAACCTTCAGTGACGGATTTCAATTCCTCCCAGCGGCCGCGGATGTCGGCGGCTTCACTGGCGACGATTTGGTTGTCGGCAACGGCGGTGGCGATGACAGCGAGGAGGTCGGCGAATTCCTGGATGATTTCATTGGTGGCGGGAATGAGAAATTCCTGGTGAGCATTATGCGTCTTGGGATTCTTGATGAAGAATCCGCCGTTGCGCTGGCAGAGCCATTGGACGATGCGCAGATCGCCGGTGCATTTTTGGAGGGCGTCAATGCGATCGAGGGGATTGGCGGTTCCGCTGCCGACGGTGGCCTCGGGTGGCTCAGCCCATTTGTAAATCATGGAGAGCGAAAGGCTCAACTCGGCGGCGACTTGTTTGGCGCTGCATTTCTGAAAAACTTCGCGCAATAACTCGTGAGATTGCATGGGAAACTAAAATGCAGGGAGCGGTGGGAATTGCAAGCCAGAAGGGCGTGTGGTGTATTCGTGAGCGTTGGGGTTTTCGGTGAATTAGATTTGACGCAGAGGCGCAGAGCGGGGAAAGAAATGAGACGAGGATGAAGGGATATTATTCATGACTCTTTTTCCCAGTGGCCGTCCGCAAGGACCTCTGTGCCTCTGCGTCAAAAATGATTTGGAATGATGGCGTGATTGCTTCGATGCGGGTTATAAACGCGGGATGAAATTATAAATGATTTTGAATCGGGCGCGTTGTATCAAATGGAGCATGCGAAGCGGAGAGGATTTGGCGGCTTGAAATTCCTTGCTGGGCAAATGGATTTCGCGGATAAGTAAAGAAAACGAACAGGCGGGTATTTATGGAATTCTTTATCTATCTTATTTGCTTGGGGGTTGGACTGGTTTTCACTTTGTTGACCGCATTTTTTGGGCACGTGATGGGCGGGGGCGGGCATGATGCGCACGTGGGCGGGAGCGGCGGGCATGCGGAGGCAGGCGGAGATGCGAGTGACATGCCGGGGGTTTCGATTTTCAGCCCGACGGTCATCACGACGTTCATAACGGCCTTTGGCGGATTCGGAATTATTTTTCATCAGATTCCGGCGACGCATAATGTTTTGTTGAGCGCGCCGTTGGCCGCGGTGTTCGCGGTGCTGACGTCGGGAGTGGTGCTGATGGGCTTGCGGCAATTATTTAAGCGGACCCAAAGTTCGAGCGAATCGAAAGTTGGTGATTTGGAAGGAGCGGTTGGGCATATCATCACGCCGATTCCGCAGAATGGCGTCGGAGAAATCGCTTACGTGCAGTCGGGCAGCCGCTATACCGCGCCGGCGCGTGAAACCGATGGGGCACCGGTGCCGACGGGCGCGACCGTCAAGATTGTGCGCATTGTCGGTTCGCAATTTTACGTGAAGACGGTTTGAAATTCAGAGAGACGAATTCTATGACAAACTTGAATCCAATTCTGGCGGATATAGGCGGGTTGACTACGACGGCCATGGTAGTTGCGGCGGTACTGATCATCGCGGTGGTTCTTTTCACATTGGTGGTAACCATTTTGAGCCGGTACACAAAAGTGGGGCCGAACCAGGTGTTGATTGTTTCCGGCAAGAGCCACCGGTACACCGATCCGGACGGCCAGGTAAACACGCGCGGCTTTCGCATCGTCAAAGGCGGCGGCACATTTGTTTATCCGGTGGTAGAAAAGGTGGACATCCTTTCGCTGGAGTTGCTCACGATTGATGTGAACACGCCGGAAGTCTATACGAGCAAAGGCGTGCCAGTGAAGGTGGATGGCATCGCGCAGATCAAGGTGAAGGGCGATGATATTTCGGTGGCGACGGCGGCGGAACAGTTTTTGAGCAAGTCCACGGACGAAGTCAAAAACGTGGCGATGCAAACGCTCGAAGGCCATTTGCGTGCGATTCTCGGCACGATGACGGTGGAGGATATTTATCAGAACCGCGATGCGTTCGCCTCGAAGGTGCAGGAAGTGGCGGCGGGCGACATGGCGAACATGGGTTTGACCATCGTCAGTTTTACGATTCGGGATATTCGCGATGCGCAGGGTTATCTCGAAGCGCTGGGGCGTCCGCGGATCGCACAGGTAAAGCGCGACGCGCAGATCGCGCAGGCGGAGGCTGACCGTGACGCGATGATCCGTTCGGCGGCGGCGACGCAGGCGGGGCAGGAAGCGAAATTCGTGGCGGACTCGAAGATTGCCGAGGCGCAACGGGATTATCAATCGAACGTGGCGACTTACCAGGCGGTGGTGAACCAGAAAAAAGCCGAGGCGGATCTGGCGTACGATTTGCAGAAGTTCAAGACCGGGCAGTTGGTGAAGGCGGAAGAAATTCAGGTCAACATCATCGAAAAGCAGAAGCAGATCGAATTACAGCAACAGGAAATTTTACGCAAGCAGCGCGAACTCGAAGCGATGGTGCAGAAGCCGGCGGACGCCGAGCGGTACCGCGTGGAGACATTGGCGAACGCGAAGAAATATCAATTAGAAGCGGAAGCGTCCGGCGCGGCGGCGGCGGCGAAGGCGACGGGCTTTGCGAATGCGGACGTGGCGAAGGCGACGGGCATCGCGGAAGCGGAAGCGAACAAGGCGCGCGGTTTGGCGGAGGCGGCGATTATTGAGGCGCAAGGTACTGCAACGGCTGAAGCGATGAAGCTGAAAGCGGAGTCGTTTAAGATTTATAATGAGGCGGCGGTGATCGAAATGATCGTCCGTATTTTGCCGGAGGTTGCCGGCAAGATCAGCGAACCGCTGGCCAAGACGGACAAGATGGTGATCATCAATAGCGGCAGCGGACCGGGCGGCGGCGCGAGCAAATTGACGGGCGACGTGGCGCAAATCATCAGCCAATTACCGCCGGTGATCGAGAGTTTGACGGGCATCCGGTTCGAGAAATTGCTTCAACAGGTGCCGGCGATCAAACGGGCGATGGAATCGGAAAACGACGTGAAGAAAACGGAAGATGACAAGAAACAGACGTAACCAATCCGTGGGCGTTCCGCGGAGAAAGGGATGATATGAGTTTGTTCGTTGGAATCATTGCGGTGTTTGTGTTGTTCATAGCGGCCGTGGTTTTGTGCCTGACGCTGGTGCCGATGGCGGTTGGGTTGTTGTTTCCGCTGGTGTTGCTGGCGCTGATCGCATTCGCCTTTGTGTTTTGGATATGGATGCTGGTGGATTGCATCCGAAATGAAAATATCAGCGGCACGGAAAGGGTGATTTGGGCGCTGGTGATATTTTTCACGCATTGTTTGGGCGCGTTGATTTATTTTTTTGTCGGACGTTCCAGAAGCCCGCGGGCAAGTTTTGTCCGATAGTTTGGCGAAAAATTCATGCGACTATTTGAAGCAATCGTTGAAGCGAATCACCGCGCCCTCGCGGGGGATTTGACAGCGGGATTGCACCAGGCGGAGTTTGCCGAGTCGTTGCCAATTGTGGCGCTGACGTGCATTGATCCGAGGCTGAACCCGATCTTTCCCGATGTGCTGGGGGTGACGAAGGAAAATTTCATCCAGTTGCGCACGGCGGGAAATATCGTGGATGGTTCGATAACGGGGACAGCGCGTTCGCTGGCGCTGGCGTGCGCGCTCAAGGGCGCGAAGGAGATTGCCATCATCGGCCATACGGATTGCGCGGTGCGCAAGACTTCGGCGATGAATTTGACGGAATGTTTTCGCGCGCTGGGGATTGAGCGGGGGATGCTGCCGGATAATTTGACGGAATTTTTCGGCTTGTTCGCCAGTGAGCCGCAGAACGTGATGAGGGGAGTCGAGCATATTCGACAGAGTCCGTTGATCGGCCCGAAAATACCGGTGCATGGGTTGATGGTGGACATCGTCACGGGGAAATTGAATTGGGTGGTGAACGGTTATGAGGCGACGACGCTGGCGGCGGTGCGGAACACCGAGGGCGCGACTTTGACCGGCGGGTTTAATGTGGCAGTCAATTCGCTGCCGGATTTCAAGATTGGCGAGATGAAATTTCCGGAGACGAAGATTGGAGATTTGGCGTCGAAGGTGGAACGGACTTTGCAGGTGAATGAACCAAAGCCGGCGGGAGGGACTCCGGTTGCACCCGCGACTGCGCCGCCGGTGATCGTGAAATCACCGCCGGTTCCGCCAAAGGTTCCGATGCCGGTGGTGCCGCCGGGATTCAAGCTGCCGCGGAACATGAAATTTTAGCGCGGTTGTGGCGGATAAATGAATGGAGTGATGGCGAGCGGGGTTTCAAAGCGTATTTCTAAATCACAAATAAATATTTTATGACTGACATCTCAACGGTTGAACCGGTGCAAAAAAAGAAGCGCGGCTGTTTTTTCTACGGGTGCATCACTTGTATCATTTTGGCGGTGCTGGTGGCGATCGGCGTTGGGGTGGCGACCCATTACGCCTACAAGTTTATGAGCGAGATGGTGTCCGATTATACGGACACGAGCCCGATAGCGCTGCCGAGTTCGGGAATTTCGGCGGACGATCTGAAAAAATTAAATGAGCGGATGGCGGCGTTCGACGCGGCGGTGGATGCGCACACGAATGTGCCGCCGCTAGTGTTGACGGGGCCGGAGTTGACGGCGTTGATCAATGATTGCGAGCCGGTGAAGGCGGTGGGCGGGAAAGTTTATCTGACGCTCGACGGCGACCAGATCAAGGGGCAGATGAGTTTGCCGCTCGATAACATCCAGGCGTTGCAGATGTTGAACGCGAAGGGGCGTTATTTCAATGGCAGTGGGACGTTCAAGGCGTCGGTCTCGAATGGGAATTTGTCGGTGTCCATTATTTCGCTGGAGGTCAAGGGGAAGCCGTTGCCGCCAAAATATGTCGCGGCGTTCCAGACGAGCATGTCGCAGCAGTTCAATGGCCAGCCGAACAAGCCGGCGTTTGATAGTTACGAGAGCATTCAGGTGAAGGATGGAACGCTGGTGGTGACGCCGAAGAAGAATTAACGATGTGTGTGCCAGCTTACGTTTTTCGTAAAAATAAAAAACCAGCCGGGGAGCCGGCTGGTTTTGATTTAAATATTTTTTGCGGCGTTTTTAATGGTGGCAACCGCAGCCGGAACCGCAACCGCCGCCGGATTCGAGATCGCTTTCTTCGGGGACGCGGCCAAGTTCAAAGGTTTTGCTGACGTATTGGGAAACGGTTTGTTGAACTTTCTGCATGCCTTCCTGGGCGTCGAGGAAACCGCGGGCGATGGGGTTTTTCAGAAAAGCGTCGCGGAGGCGGTCGAAATCTTCGACTTCGGCATCGGTGAGTTGGGCGCCGGAGTGTTGCTTTTGCTGGAGCGCTTGGCCTTTCATCATGAGGGCGTCGTATTGGCCGCGAACGGCGTCGTCAGCGGAGAAGGCATCGAGCTTCTGCCGCATGGCGCGAACCTCGGGTTCGTCCAGGATGGCCTGGCAGAGTTCGCGGGTTTTGGAGATGAGAGCGGAGGCTTCGATTTGAGTTTCCATAATTTAAATTGTTACCAGGTTTTGGACTTTGTCACTGGGTTTAATACACCACAGGCGGGTCATAAATGCAAATGGCAATGTGGCGGGGAAGTTTCAAGTTTGAAGTTTCAAGTTTTCAGTTGGGACGGCGGAGCGGCAGTTCCGCCCTACCGCGCGGTGGATTTCCGAATGCGGTGGTAAAGATCGAGAGTTGATAGGTGCGGAAATGAGTTGAGGCAGGTTGCGTGTGGGATTGACTTCTGTTGCGTGGAGACGGAATGATTGCGGGAACACAATTCACCCATGGAACTTTATCTCTTGCGACACGGCATTGCGGAAGATCGAAACCCGGAGGCGCCGAATGACGACAGTCTGCGGCGTTTGACGGCCGAGGGGCGGACGAAGATGCGCCGCGCCACGGGGGGAATGAAGTCACTGGAATTGGAATTTGACTTGATCCTGGCGAGTCCCTACCTGCGCACGAAAGAGACGGCGAAGATCGTGGCGGAAGGGCTGGGGTGCGAGGAGTTGATGGAGGTGTCGGGGGCGCTGGCATCCGAAGGGGGCAATCCCCGGGTGTTGATTGAGGAATTGAAGCGTGACTACGGCGAGTGTGAGAGCCTTTTGGTGGTGGGGCACGAGCCTTATTTGAGCCGGTTGATCGGGCGGCTGATTTCGGGGGATGACCGGTCGCTGGTGACGATGAAAAAGGGGGCGTTGTGCAAATTGGCAGTGGGCGACTTGTCCTATGGACGTTGCGCCTGCCTGGAATGGCTGCTGACGTCATCACAGTTGCGCCAAGCAGGTTGAAATGGGGAGTGTCAAGGGTCGGCGGGAGGGGGCTTGCGTGAGAATTTTTTCTGTCTTGAATCAAGACAGGTGGTAGAAAATCTTTCAAAAACCACAATCTGTAGTGGTATCTGCTTCAATGACCCTGCCTATGGGAGTTGACGAAGGGCGTTTCTATGCTAGAATTTGGACGCTTTAATTCATTCTAACGAGGTTTACCCCATGTCGAAACTTACACACATAAATCCATTGTTCATGGCGCGCGCGGCTTTTACCGGCTGCCTCGTCATGGCCGGCGGCCTATGTTTTCCTGGAACCGCCGGAGCCATCACACCTGGACCAACCACTGCCGTTGTCAAATCGGTGGATGATCCGGCGTCACTTGATGCGAAACGGCTATATGCCCTGGGGATGATCGAAACGGGGAATGATGACCGCGCGGTGGGCGCGGCGGGCGAAGTGAGCCGTTATCAATTAAGTCCCCCGGTTTGGAAGAGCTATTCCAAATCGGTGGAGTATCAAAATCCCGGGATCGCACTGCAAGTGGCGCGATTGCACTGGGCGTATCTGGCGGCGTATTTCAAGGAGAAGAACGGCCA encodes:
- a CDS encoding DUF4337 family protein, which produces MESLDKEISELKVFIADLKADRVSQKEKEKRESWTKYTSMSIVFIAVFAAVATQWAGKYSSRTLTSLNDATYHQALATDKWGQYQADSIKRNLYEVVHDLSTNVAAVGVDADKREKVFTAKVKKYQDDQDKVKADADNETSLSGQALDTARNSSAHGGRMGNVTSIFQISIAMGSICLVAKKKWLWYVSLALAAIATGQMVMVWLH
- a CDS encoding D-hexose-6-phosphate mutarotase, which produces MGTDNNSGQGIKLPEGVTLTKGSGGLPMVSIKAGQSVAEIYLHGAHVTHFQKQGEAPLLWMSAKSKFDEASAIRGGIPVIFPWFGGRTGCPAHGFARVKNWILAGASKGANGAVTVHLHLPETNEAGFANFEADYFVTVSEVLEVKLTVTNKSSSEEFKYEDCLHSYFTIGDIGSVAVKGLKGVRYLDKVDGGAEKTETNDAIVISSEVDRVYMETKATVEIHDGKLHRKILVEKTGSAATVVWNPWIAKSKAMADFGDEEYHTMVCVESGNVSKNSVTLAPGKTATLTARLSSAPL
- a CDS encoding FAD-dependent oxidoreductase, which translates into the protein MKKFWRAFLFCAASALAAHNSAAEIITADVCVYDGTAGGVIAAVETARLGKSVVLTEFGSHLGGMSSGGLSQTDIGNKAAIGGLSREFYQRMGRHYHKEEQWSFEPSVAENIFVKMAHETKVPVYFQQRLASVKKDGARITEIVMENGNIFRAKMFIDASYEGDLMARAGVSYFVGREPNSQYHETLDGVRPQTPKHQFTIAVDPYVKPGDPTSGLIPLVQPGDGGVPGAGDRCVQAYNFRLCLTQNPTNKIPIAAPANYDPARYELLARYLEALVAAGKNPKLGEFMHIQPMPNGKTDINNNGGFSTDFIGASYDYPEANYTRREQIFREHEDYTRGFLYFLATSPRVPETMRRYMQSWGLAKDEFTDTGGWPHQLYIREARRMISDYVMTENNCRDSTKLPDAIGLAAYTMDSHNCQRIVKNGRVENEGDTQIGGFPPYQIAYRSIVPKVSECENLFVPVCLSSTHIAYGSIRMEPVFMVLGQSSAAAACEAINDKVAVQKIDVAKLQAQLLAEKQVLEWQGSPKAAPH
- a CDS encoding phage regulatory CII family protein, coding for MQSHELLREVFQKCSAKQVAAELSLSLSMIYKWAEPPEATVGSGTANPLDRIDALQKCTGDLRIVQWLCQRNGGFFIKNPKTHNAHQEFLIPATNEIIQEFADLLAVIATAVADNQIVASEAADIRGRWEELKSVTEGFVQCCEQGNFRPMKDQSAANAKAKSEAPHSRPSPK
- a CDS encoding NfeD family protein; the encoded protein is MEFFIYLICLGVGLVFTLLTAFFGHVMGGGGHDAHVGGSGGHAEAGGDASDMPGVSIFSPTVITTFITAFGGFGIIFHQIPATHNVLLSAPLAAVFAVLTSGVVLMGLRQLFKRTQSSSESKVGDLEGAVGHIITPIPQNGVGEIAYVQSGSRYTAPARETDGAPVPTGATVKIVRIVGSQFYVKTV
- a CDS encoding SPFH domain-containing protein → MTNLNPILADIGGLTTTAMVVAAVLIIAVVLFTLVVTILSRYTKVGPNQVLIVSGKSHRYTDPDGQVNTRGFRIVKGGGTFVYPVVEKVDILSLELLTIDVNTPEVYTSKGVPVKVDGIAQIKVKGDDISVATAAEQFLSKSTDEVKNVAMQTLEGHLRAILGTMTVEDIYQNRDAFASKVQEVAAGDMANMGLTIVSFTIRDIRDAQGYLEALGRPRIAQVKRDAQIAQAEADRDAMIRSAAATQAGQEAKFVADSKIAEAQRDYQSNVATYQAVVNQKKAEADLAYDLQKFKTGQLVKAEEIQVNIIEKQKQIELQQQEILRKQRELEAMVQKPADAERYRVETLANAKKYQLEAEASGAAAAAKATGFANADVAKATGIAEAEANKARGLAEAAIIEAQGTATAEAMKLKAESFKIYNEAAVIEMIVRILPEVAGKISEPLAKTDKMVIINSGSGPGGGASKLTGDVAQIISQLPPVIESLTGIRFEKLLQQVPAIKRAMESENDVKKTEDDKKQT
- a CDS encoding PLDc N-terminal domain-containing protein produces the protein MSLFVGIIAVFVLFIAAVVLCLTLVPMAVGLLFPLVLLALIAFAFVFWIWMLVDCIRNENISGTERVIWALVIFFTHCLGALIYFFVGRSRSPRASFVR
- a CDS encoding carbonic anhydrase, giving the protein MRLFEAIVEANHRALAGDLTAGLHQAEFAESLPIVALTCIDPRLNPIFPDVLGVTKENFIQLRTAGNIVDGSITGTARSLALACALKGAKEIAIIGHTDCAVRKTSAMNLTECFRALGIERGMLPDNLTEFFGLFASEPQNVMRGVEHIRQSPLIGPKIPVHGLMVDIVTGKLNWVVNGYEATTLAAVRNTEGATLTGGFNVAVNSLPDFKIGEMKFPETKIGDLASKVERTLQVNEPKPAGGTPVAPATAPPVIVKSPPVPPKVPMPVVPPGFKLPRNMKF
- a CDS encoding YlbF family regulator, giving the protein METQIEASALISKTRELCQAILDEPEVRAMRQKLDAFSADDAVRGQYDALMMKGQALQQKQHSGAQLTDAEVEDFDRLRDAFLKNPIARGFLDAQEGMQKVQQTVSQYVSKTFELGRVPEESDLESGGGCGSGCGCHH
- the sixA gene encoding phosphohistidine phosphatase SixA, whose product is MELYLLRHGIAEDRNPEAPNDDSLRRLTAEGRTKMRRATGGMKSLELEFDLILASPYLRTKETAKIVAEGLGCEELMEVSGALASEGGNPRVLIEELKRDYGECESLLVVGHEPYLSRLIGRLISGDDRSLVTMKKGALCKLAVGDLSYGRCACLEWLLTSSQLRQAG